The following is a genomic window from Desulforhopalus sp..
CTCCATGGATTGCACTAAGGTAGTTGTCAATTGCCGGCGATTGTATAATCCGGTCAAGCCATCTCGGGTTGCAAGGGCATCAAGTTGTCTGCTGAGGGTGACGGAATTGGTATGGTGTTCGGCACTAACTCTTTGGACCCGACAGAGAAAGGAAATTCTGTGAAGAAAAATTTCTAAAGGTACTGGAACAGTAAGATAATCAAGTAACCATCTGTCTCGATATCTGGAAAAAAAGGGTGGGATGGTGGTCTGAATACTAAGCAATAGAACGGGGGTGGAGGCCGGCAAAGAATCCTGTTCCATGAGCATCCGGATTTCGTCGGCAGGATCGATGGCAACAACCAGGGTGGCTTTGCCCAGTTCTTCAGGAGATGGGAGGGTGCCCGAAGCAAGGAAAAGAGCCGCCGGACAGATCGGGTGAACGAACTCCTTGAGATACTGGCTTGAGACCAGATCCGATGCCTGAAGATACTTGTTGGCGGTCATGGAATACGGGGTGGATTAAATTTATTCTGCCGGCCGGAGAATCGTCTTTCCTCGCGTGGAAATTGATTATGTCACTTCAGTATATATTTTTCGATTGGCAAAAAGCAAATTTCTGGGAATTTTTTTCAGGAAGGATAGGTAATGTCCTGATAGAAAATGGAAAATTAAAATGGCAGATCGGTTAAACAAGAATTGTCGTAGTGGGTGTAGGCCTGTTTCAGGAGTCCTGTGAACTGCTCATCGACCTCGTTGAGCGGAGGCAGAAGTTTTAACACAGTTAAGACTTTATCGACAGGAGCGGGTAAAGGAATTCGTAGATCCTGTTCGAAGGAGGTGCCGGCATGTATCGTTGGGCCGGCGGGGAGGAGCCTTGATCGTTCGGAATCGGAAACATCAAGGTTGCGGAGGTAACAGAGGATATCGGAGAGGTCGTTATTGCGCTCAAAAATTGCGATTTCCTCACAGATCTCGGCATGTTCTTCCTGGAGGTCGAGATATGCCTCGTAATACGCCGCAATGTCTTCTGCCAGGGACAGGTAGATGGTTGTCGCCAACCTGCGAAATCTTCTCCAGCGGGTAAAACCTTTACCCCTCACGGCTGTGAAGAGTTCTTTGACAAGAGGTGTGTTTTGCCGTTTGGTAAGACCGAGGGTATACTCTCTCGGCAGTCCGGCAAGAAGGAGAAAATCGCAGAAAAGGCGTGGTTCCCAGAGGAGAAACTGCATGCGACAGAGATCGAGACGGAGCCTGGCGTCAAGCTCCTGGCCGGTTTCCTTCAATCTTGCCAGGAAATCTTCTGATTCCCGCTCAATGCGGGTTCGAAAACCAAAGTACCGGCTGGCAATTTCCTGTTTAACTTCATAAGCGATGGCCTTTGCAAAATCTTCCATGAGGAAAACCAGGGGGCTAGATGGACTGTGGCGGGAAACTGCCAGTCAAACGGTGGCGTCCCACGAGCTACGATAGTATAGTACGGAAGCACGGGAGATGCACCGAACTTTTTTGGGGATGGAATTATGGTAGTTCAGGAATCACGAGACGATGTCACCGCGCTCGTTAAGGAACGGGCCGATATTGTGCAGATTATCGGCGAATGCGTTGAGCTGAAGCGCAGCGGTGTGCGCTTTCTTGGCCGCTGTCCGTTCCATGGCGAGAAAACGGCCTCATTTTCAGTACATGCGGGTCAACAGTTTTACCATTGTTTTGGTTGTGGTGAGTCAGGTGATGTTATTAGTTTTATGATGAAATATTACAATCTTGACTTCCCCAGTGCTCTGAAAGAGCTGGCCAAACGATATCATATAACCCTGCCGGAACGCCGCCAATCGAAAGAAGAAGAGCTGCGCTCCCGAAAAAGCCAGCAGCTCTATGCTGTAAATGAAAAATGTGCAGCAATATTCAGCCGGTATCTGCACGATGCACCAGAAGCCCGGGTTGCCCGGGAATATTTAAAGAGGCGGGGGGTCGACGACGAGCTGCAGTTGCGTTTTCGCATTGGCTATGCACCGGCCGCAGAAGAAGCAGGGTGGAATTTCCTCGGTAGCCGACTCGCCAAGGAGGAACTGGCGATAGCCATTGAAGCTGGGTTGCTGGTCGAAAAAGAGCAGGGTGGCAGCTACGACCGCTTTCGCGACCGGATTCTTTTTCCGATCTCCGATATAAGCGGACGGGTTTGTGGGTTTGGCGGAAGGATTGTCGGCGAAGGACAGCCAAAATATCTCAATTCGCCGGAAAGTCTGGTTTTCAGCAAGGGCAAACTGCTACTCGGTCTGTATCAGCAAAAAGAATTTATACGGCGGCAGAATCATGCCATTCTGGTGGAAGGGAACTTCGATCTCATCTCTCTTGCCGCCTCCGGTTGCAATAACGTCGCGGCTCCGCTCGGTACGGCTTTGACCCGTGAGCAACTGCGGCTACTGAAGCGTTTTGCCGAAAAGGTGACCCTGCTGTTTGATGGTGATAGCGCCGGGAAAAAGGCGGCGGTCCGTGCCGTGCCGCTCTTTCTCGCTGAACAGATACCCGGTCGAGTGGCCTTTCTTCCGGGGGGGCATGATCCTGACACCTTTATTAAAGAAAAGGGGCTCGAAGAACTCAATATCCTTCTTGATCAGGCAGTGACTCTGCCGGAATTCGCCCTTGATGAAATGATCAACCGGCACGGGTTGTCCCTTGATGGTAAAACCCGCATTATTGAGGAGCTTCGGCCGCTGATTGCCGCAGCCGTGTCCCCCCTGCAGCGTACGCTCTTTGTTACCCATTTTGCCGAGAAACTTGGACTTGCCGCGGGGCAGCTTGATGCCGGTCTTGCGCCGGCAATCACAGTGGCGTCCGGTCCTCAATCGCAGCCCGAAAAAGTTGTAAGAAAAGACCCTAAGGTTCCCGTATCCATGGCGCAACGCCAGCTCATTGAATTCATGATTCTTCAACCGCAGTGTTTTTCTCGACTTGCCGAGGGCGGTTTGCGAGAAAGCCTTGCCGGCGGAATAGGTGAAATACTTTATTTACAGCTGGAAAACCTCTTGAAAACCAGACCCCTGGCGGAACCTGAAGATCTGTTAACGTGTTTGCCGGAGGGTGCTGAGCGGGACTTGGTCACCGATCTCCTTCTGCGTGCCTCTTCCGTGAAAGGAGAGGAGACTGCAGACTCTATCACAGAGGGACTGAACGATTTGCTTGATTACCTGCAGAAATTTCGGTTGAAAAAACAATCCGATGATCTACTGCAACGTATTCAAGGCGCCGAGAGCGCTGGTGATCATCAGCTCCTGGAAAGGTTGATGGCAGAGAAGATCGAGATCACCAGAAAGTTTCACAACCAATCCGTATAAAGAGGTTTTATACCGCAAGAGCATACTTTTCGTTTGAGGAGACAAGCTGCAGAACCTGGCTTTATCCAGACTGAGATTGCCGAAAGCGCAAATTACTTTTTGCTGGATTGCGGAAATTTCTTGACATTTCCATCGGTTTGGTTTGATTGATGGAGGGGTTGGAAATGTCAACGGTTTATCGCGGTTCGGCCGTGTTGTGGGGTTGGAGGTAAAGCTGACAGGAGAAATTGTCGTTGGAGCTTTGCGCGATGAGATCAGAGGAGAGATGCATGACATTGGTAGGTAATGAAGACGATATAAATAGGGAGGCCGATGAGGTCATGAGAGAATACGACTTGGAAGATGACTCATCGTCCTTTAGCTTAACAGAAGATTTCCCTGAAGATCTTTCCGATGAAATGGTTGTCCCTCTCGATACTCC
Proteins encoded in this region:
- the dnaG gene encoding DNA primase; protein product: MVVQESRDDVTALVKERADIVQIIGECVELKRSGVRFLGRCPFHGEKTASFSVHAGQQFYHCFGCGESGDVISFMMKYYNLDFPSALKELAKRYHITLPERRQSKEEELRSRKSQQLYAVNEKCAAIFSRYLHDAPEARVAREYLKRRGVDDELQLRFRIGYAPAAEEAGWNFLGSRLAKEELAIAIEAGLLVEKEQGGSYDRFRDRILFPISDISGRVCGFGGRIVGEGQPKYLNSPESLVFSKGKLLLGLYQQKEFIRRQNHAILVEGNFDLISLAASGCNNVAAPLGTALTREQLRLLKRFAEKVTLLFDGDSAGKKAAVRAVPLFLAEQIPGRVAFLPGGHDPDTFIKEKGLEELNILLDQAVTLPEFALDEMINRHGLSLDGKTRIIEELRPLIAAAVSPLQRTLFVTHFAEKLGLAAGQLDAGLAPAITVASGPQSQPEKVVRKDPKVPVSMAQRQLIEFMILQPQCFSRLAEGGLRESLAGGIGEILYLQLENLLKTRPLAEPEDLLTCLPEGAERDLVTDLLLRASSVKGEETADSITEGLNDLLDYLQKFRLKKQSDDLLQRIQGAESAGDHQLLERLMAEKIEITRKFHNQSV